From the genome of uncultured Bacteroides sp.:
GACAAAGTTCGGCCGAAGATATCGGATATACTATCAACCCGTATGAGATGTCTTTTGATGTGGGATATTCGCGTATGCTTTCCGAGAATTTATCGGCAGCTGTGGCCTTACGTTTTATTTACTCGGATTTGGCTTACAGACAGGATGAAGATGTAAATCCGGGCTCTGCCTTTGCTGCAGATATGGCTATGTATTACAATCGATATGTTATGATGGGGCAACGTGAGTGCAACCTTGCTTTTGGTATGAATATATCCAATATTGGTAGTAAAATATCCTATGACAGTGGTAATACCAGTGAGTTTATTCCTACGAATCTTCGTTTGGGAGGCTCTCTGTTAATGCCAATTGACGAGTATAACACCTTTGCCATCAGCGCAGATGCCAATAAATTACTGGTTCCTACCCGTCCTTTGCAAAAAGATGGTGAGACTGATACAGATTATCAGGACAGACTGCAAAGGGATTACCGCGATATGTCACCCATTAGCGGAATCTTTAAATCCTTTAGCGATGCACCGGGTGGTTTTAAAGAAGAGATGCAGGAAGTTCAGTGGTCTATTGGTGCTGAATACACCTATCACCAGCAATTCTCAGTGAGAGGTGGTTATCATTATGAAAATCAGAACAAAGGAAATAGGAAATATTTCTCAGTAGGAGCGGGTTTTAAAATGAATGTATTCTCACTGGATGCAGCTTACCTGATATCAACAGCGCAAAGCAATCCGTTGGATCAGACATTGCGATTCTCTCTTTCTTTTGATATGGATGGTATAAAAGATATTTTTGGTAAAAGATGAAAATAAGAGTTGGTTTTGGATTTGACGTTCACGCACTTGTTTCTGAGCGTGAATTGTGGCTCGGCGGAATAAAGCTGGAACATGAGAAAGGATTGTTAGGACATTCGGATGCGGATGTATTGCTTCATGCAGTGTGCGATGCACTATTGGGTGCGGCAAATATGCGGGATATAGGATTTCATTTCCCTGATAATGCCGGAGAATATAAGAATATTGATAGTAAAATACTTCTTGCAAGAACAATGGAACTAATCCGTTCCAAAGGTTATGAGTTGGGAAATATTGATGCTACGGTTTGTGCCGAACGCCCCAAACTGAATCCTCACATTCCGGCCATGAAGAAAGCAATGGCTGCTGTAATGAATGTAGATGAGGATGATATTTCCATTAAAGCAACAACTACCGAAAAACTGGGCTTTACGGGTAGGGAAGAAGGTATTTCGGCTTATGCCACGGTACTGATAACCAA
Proteins encoded in this window:
- the porV gene encoding type IX secretion system outer membrane channel protein PorV, with protein sequence MKELKEYILLILILFANHNLQAQDVKNQFNPVNTGVTSLSIAPDSRGGAMGDVGAATDPDVNSQFWNPAKYPFTVSRAGVSLSYTPWLRQLVNDIDLAYVAGYYRIGDYQALSASLRYFSLGEVTVGQSSAEDIGYTINPYEMSFDVGYSRMLSENLSAAVALRFIYSDLAYRQDEDVNPGSAFAADMAMYYNRYVMMGQRECNLAFGMNISNIGSKISYDSGNTSEFIPTNLRLGGSLLMPIDEYNTFAISADANKLLVPTRPLQKDGETDTDYQDRLQRDYRDMSPISGIFKSFSDAPGGFKEEMQEVQWSIGAEYTYHQQFSVRGGYHYENQNKGNRKYFSVGAGFKMNVFSLDAAYLISTAQSNPLDQTLRFSLSFDMDGIKDIFGKR
- the ispF gene encoding 2-C-methyl-D-erythritol 2,4-cyclodiphosphate synthase, with product MKIRVGFGFDVHALVSERELWLGGIKLEHEKGLLGHSDADVLLHAVCDALLGAANMRDIGFHFPDNAGEYKNIDSKILLARTMELIRSKGYELGNIDATVCAERPKLNPHIPAMKKAMAAVMNVDEDDISIKATTTEKLGFTGREEGISAYATVLITKE